One part of the Coffea eugenioides isolate CCC68of chromosome 10, Ceug_1.0, whole genome shotgun sequence genome encodes these proteins:
- the LOC113749995 gene encoding uncharacterized protein LOC113749995 has translation MGAQVSKQAERRKNISTEMKALADLKQSSGSDFPGSDYRPADRKNWMLGLDPGKLVIEKIVWPGTHDSATNKIGIPCITRPFAQCQSLSIYRQLVRGARVVDVRVQEDRRVCHGILLTYSVDVVINDVKKFLSETQSEVIVLEIRTEFGHDDPPEFDKYLEDQLGEYLIPQDDSVFGKTIAELLPKRVICVWKPRKSPQPQHGSPLWSAGYLKDNWIDTDLPSTKFDSNMKHLSQQPPANSRKFFYRVENTATPQADNPILCVKPVTNRIHGYARLFIIECLSKGYVDRLQIFSTDFIDEDFVDACVGLTQARIEGKL, from the coding sequence ATGGGTGCCCAGGTCTCTAAACAGGCGGAACGCAGGAAGAATATCTCAACCGAGATGAAAGCTTTGGCTGATCTAAAGCAAAGCAGTGGAAGTGACTTTCCTGGTTCAGATTACCGTCCTGCAGATAGGAAAAACTGGATGTTAGGCCTTGACCCTGGGAAACTTGTCATAGAAAAGATTGTGTGGCCTGGAACCCATGACTCTGCTACTAATAAGATTGGAATTCCTTGCATCACCCGCCCATTTGCTCAATGCCAATCTCTTTCAATCTACCGTCAGCTCGTCAGAGGTGCCCGAGTCGTCGATGTCCGAGTTCAGGAGGATCGACGGGTATGCCATGGGATCCTACTGACCTACAGCGTCGATGTTGTCATCAACGATGTTAAGAAGTTCCTCTCAGAAACCCAATCTGAGGTCATAGTTCTTGAAATTCGGACAGAATTCGGACACGATGATCCTCCTGAGTTTGACAAGTACTTGGAGGATCAGCTCGGGGAATATCTTATTCCCCAGGATGATTCAGTTTTTGGAAAGACTATTGCAGAATTATTGCCTAAGAGAGTAATTTGCGTGTGGAAGCCGAGGAAATCTCCACAGCCTCAGCATGGAAGTCCACTGTGGAGCGCTGGCTATTTGAAGGACAACTGGATTGACACTGATTTGCCATCTACAAAGTTTGACAGCAACATGAAGCATTTGAGCCAGCAGCCACCTGCGAATTCCAGGAAATTCTTTTACAGGGTTGAGAATACAGCAACGCCTCAAGCTGATAATCCAATTTTATGTGTGAAACCGGTCACCAATCGAATTCATGGGTATGCTAGACTGTTTATTATTGAGTGCCTTTCCAAGGGTTACGTCGATCGTTTGCAAATCTTCTCAACAGATTTTATAGACGAGGACTTTGTTGATGCATGTGTTGGGCTCACTCAGGCCAGGATTGAAGGAAAGCTCTGA